The following coding sequences lie in one Mus musculus strain C57BL/6J chromosome 11, GRCm38.p6 C57BL/6J genomic window:
- the Afmid gene encoding kynurenine formamidase isoform X8 has translation MRESTSADTLRELTWLLWCSWPAGPSMASHPTSKVSYCLSGFLLVSGIYDLEPLIATSQNDPLRMTLEDAQRNSPQRHLDVVPAQPVAPACPVLVLVGQHDSPEFHRQSKEFYEVLLTASYDPGFSIMWSPLPRYSAQMSWTCWCTRGLPVTPEAETLLRVGWKASFQQLRGVDHFDIIENLTREDDVLTQIILKTVFQKL, from the exons ATGA GGGAATCTACCTCTGCGGACACTCTGCGGGAGCTCACCTGGCTGCTATGGTGCTCCTGGCCCGCTGGACCAAGCATGGCGTCACACCCAACCTCCAAGGTTTCTTATTGTTtgtcag GCTTTCTCCTGGTGAGTGGGATCTACGACCTGGAGCCCCTCATAGCCACCTCCCAGAATGACCCTCTGCGCATGACCCT GGAAGATGCTCAGAGAAACAGTCCACAGCGACACTTGGATGTGGTTCCAGCACAGCCTGTGGCTCCAGCCTGCCCTGTGCTGGTGCTTGTGGGTCAGCATGACTCCCCAGAGTTCCACCGGCAGTCCAAGGAGTTCTACGAGGTACTGCTAACAGCCAGCTATGACCCCGGGTTCAGCATCATGTGGTCTCCTCTCCCTCGTTATTCTGCCCAAATGAGCTGGACCTGTTGGTGCACACGTGGACTCCCAGTTACtccggaggctgag ACACTTCTCCGCGTGGGATGGAAGGCCTCTTTCCAGCAGCTGCGTGGTGTGGATCACTTTGACATCATAGAGAATCTGACCCGGGAGGATGACGTGCTCACCCAG